The following coding sequences are from one Anopheles bellator chromosome X, idAnoBellAS_SP24_06.2, whole genome shotgun sequence window:
- the LOC131213691 gene encoding cytochrome P450 4d8-like, with protein sequence MSVLSVVILLATGWLLLYAVKAYRKRQQLRKIAAHFGGAKPHWLLGHLLEYPANDVPGIFDAMVQRHTDHGKDLFNWGLLNDHMVIVSSAANVAKVVMAKKTQKSTFYQFIEVWLGQGLLISQGDKWFQRRRIITPTFHFNILAAFAEVFNREANVLVEKLKPHASTGLEFDIYEPVSLYALNSICLTSMGVDVNAQTDPTNQYVRDVKRMSELILLRIFHVLSSFPQLYWYTMPHAWEQRKLIRRLHAFTDSVIRQRRQRLLNNRPTTGGDQKHFNDNVEESRYAKRKETFLDLLLSVTVDGRPLSDLDIREEVDTFMFEGHDTTSSAIAFTFLQLAGHREIQDKLYREIVDTLGPAHRTVPLTYATLQNFRYLDMVVKESLRLLPPVSFIGRRLVEDLELNGVTVPAGSDCLIPIYVIHRNPDVYPDPERFDPERFADGSSQRRGPYDYIPFSVGARNCIGQRFALLEMKISIIRMVSHYHIHPGDGIRGVRLKTDLVLRPDKGIPIKLSARPQDSVSST encoded by the coding sequence ATGTCAGTGTTGTCGGTGGTAATTCTGCTTGCAACAGGCTGGTTGCTGCTGTACGCCGTGAAGGCATACCGCAAGCGGCAACAGTTACGCAAGATAGCGGCCCATTTTGGGGGCGCGAAGCCCCACTGGCTGCTGGGCCATTTGCTGGAATATCCTGCCAACGATGTGCCGGGTATCTTCGACGCGATGGTCCAGCGGCACACCGATCACGGTAAGGATCTGTTCAACTGGGGGCTGCTGAACGACCACATGGTGATTGTGAGCAGTGCGGCGAACGTGGCGAAGGTGgtgatggcgaagaaaacccAGAAGTCCACGTTCTACCAGTTCATCGAGGTCTGGCTCGGCCAGGGGCTGCTGATCTCGCAGGGCGACAAGTGGTTCCAGCGGCGTCGGATTATCACACCGACGTTCCACTTCAACATACTGGCCGCCTTTGCCGAAGTGTTCAACCGGGAGGCGAACGTGCTGGTGGAGAAGCTGAAACCGCACGCCAGCACCGGGCTGGAGTTTGACATTTACGAGCCGGTGTCACTGTACGCGCTGAACAGCATCTGCCTTACGTCGATGGGGGTGGACGTAAACGCTCAGACGGACCCAACGAACCAGTACGTGCGGGACGTGAAGCGGATGTCCGAGCTGATTCTGTTGCGCATCTTTCACGTCCTATCGTCGTTCCCGCAACTCTACTGGTACACGATGCCGCACGCCTGGGAGCAACGGAAGCTGATCAGACGTCTGCACGCGTTCACCGATTCCGTCATCCGCCAGCGCCGTCAGCGGCTGCtcaacaaccgaccgacgaccggcgggGACCAGAAGCACTTCAACGACAACGTGGAAGAAAGTCGATACGCGAAGCGCAAAGAAACGTTCCTCGATTTGCTGCTAAGCGTCACCGTCGACGGGCGCCCGCTCAGTGATTTGGACATTCGCGAAGAAGTCGACACGTTCATGTTCGAGGGCCACGACACGACCTCGTCCGCGATAGCGTTCACCTTTCTCCAGCTGGCCGGACACCGCGAGATCCAGGACAAGCTGTACCGGGAGATTGTGGACACGCTGGGGCCGGCCCATCGCACCGTTCCGCTGACGTACGCCACGCTGCAAAACTTCCGGTACCTCGACATGGTCGTGAAGGAGTCGCTCCGGCTGTTGCCCCCGGTCTCCTTCATCGGGCGCCGCCTCGTGGAGGACCTCGAGCTCAACGGGGTCACGGTGCCGGCCGGGTCCGATTGCCTCATTCCGATCTACGTCATCCATCGCAATCCGGACGTctacccggacccggagcgtTTCGATCCGGAACGGTTCGCCGACGGTAGCTCCCAGCGCCGCGGACCGTACGACTACATACCGTTCAGTGTCGGGGCGCGCAACTGTATCGGCCAGCGGTTCGCGCTGCTCGAGATGAAAATCAGCATCATCCGTATGGTCTCGCATTACCACATCCATCCCGGCGACGGGATACGCGGGGTGCGCCTAAAAACCGATCTGGTGTTGCGACCCGACAAAGGTATACCGATCAAGCTCAGTGCCAGACCGCAAGACAGCGTTTCTTCTACTTGA